A window of the Henckelia pumila isolate YLH828 chromosome 3, ASM3356847v2, whole genome shotgun sequence genome harbors these coding sequences:
- the LOC140892303 gene encoding coniferyl alcohol acyltransferase-like — protein sequence MDSGAFPLRVKRHEVVAAALPMQEHWLPMSNLDLLLPPLDFGIFLCYKRNQFMSSPDNMVNVMKKALAKTLVSFYPFAGEVVQNHHGEPEILCNNRGVDFVHAWLDVGLMDLDLHHPDVSVHGRLVPTKMHGVLAVQVTELKCGGLVIGCTFDHRAADAHSANMFLSAWAEVAQSKQITLLPTFRRSLLNPRRPPQPDKLLDKFYVPQSSLPPPPTGDENPLHHLTTRIYYVKSEEIDRIQSQASCSSGSKRSKIESFSAFLWKSIADTSSTQRSRTVKLGIVIDGRSRLIPGGEGESRPLERYFGNVLSIPYVRATVSDLQAACLESVAGSVHGCVAEAATEEHFLALIDWVELRRPKPAVVKVYCKDENDDAAVVVSSGQRFPVSDLDFGWGGPVFGSYHFPWGGETGYVMPMPSADGSGAWIVYMHLMGRHLDQLEARAPHVFLPFDYTFLSLDA from the exons ATGGATTCCGGTGCATTTCCCTTGAGGGTGAAGCGGCACGAGGTGGTGGCTGCGGCGTTGCCAATGCAAGAGCATTGGCTGCCGATGTCGAACCTCGATTTGCTCCTCCCGCCACTCGACTTCGGAATATTCCTTTGCTACAAGAGAAACCAGTTCATGTCATCTCCGGACAACATGGTAAACGTGATGAAAAAGGCCTTAGCCAAAACCCTGGTATCCTTCTACCCGTTCGCCGGAGAAGTCGTGCAGAACCACCACGGCGAGCCGGAGATCCTATGCAACAACCGCGGCGTCGATTTCGTGCACGCTTGGTTGGATGTAGGGTTAATGGATCTGGACCTTCACCATCCGGACGTGTCTGTTCATGGGAGACTTGTTCCAACTAAGATGCATGGCGTGCTAGCCGTTCAG GTGACGGAGCTGAAATGCGGCGGTTTAGTGATCGGCTGCACCTTCGACCACCGTGCCGCCGACGCCCACTCCGCCAACATGTTCCTCTCTGCGTGGGCGGAGGTCGCTCAATCTAAGCAAATCACCCTCCTCCCTACATTCCGCCGCTCGCTTCTCAACCCGCGCCGCCCTCCGCAACCGGATAAATTGCTTGACAAATTTTACGTGCCACAATCATCTCTGCCCCCGCCGCCTACGGGCGACGAAAATCCCCTCCATCACCTCACCACCCGAATCTACTACGTGAAATCCGAAGAAATCGATCGGATCCAGTCCCAAGCAAGCTGCAGCAGCGGATCGAAGAGAAGCAAGATCGAGTCCTTCAGCGCATTTCTCTGGAAATCAATCGCCGACACCAGCTCCACTCAACGATCAAGAACCGTGAAATTAGGGATCGTAATCGACGGCAGATCGAGGCTGATCCCCGGAGGAGAAGGCGAATCGAGGCCGTTGGAAAGGTATTTCGGGAACGTTCTCTCCATCCCGTACGTACGGGCTACAGTCTCCGATCTCCAAGCGGCGTGTCTCGAGAGTGTCGCCGGATCGGTTCACGGATGCGTGGCGGAGGCGGCGACGGAGGAGCATTTCTTGGCGCTCATCGATTGGGTGGAGCTGCGCAGGCCGAAGCCCGCGGTCGTGAAAGTTTACTGTAAAGATGAAAACGACGACGCAGCGGTCGTCGTGTCGTCGGGTCAGAGGTTTCCGGTTTCGGATCTTGATTTCGGGTGGGGAGGGCCGGTATTCGGGTCGTACCATTTCCCGTGGGGAGGGGAGACTGGGTACGTGATGCCTATGCCCAGCGCCGATGGGAGTGGGGCTTGGATCGTGTACATGCACCTCATGGGAAGGCACCTGGACCAGCTCGAGGCACGCGCGCCTCACGTGTTCTTACCCTTTGATTATACTTTTTTGAGTCTTGATGCATAA